TGGACACCCTCACAACGGCAAATTTACGTTTTGTAGTTTCAGTTTCTAAACAGTATCAAAATCAAGGTTTAACACTACCCGATTTAATCAACGAAGGCAACGCTGGCCTAGTAAAAGCGGCGAAACGCTTTGATGAAACTCGAGGTTTCAAATTCATTTCATATGCGGTTTGGTGGATTCGACAAGCAATTCTTCAAGCTTTAGCACAACAATCTCGAATAGTTAGATTACCTTTGAACAAAATTGGTTCTATAAATAAAATTAATAAGGCTTATTCATTTTTAGAACAAACCCATGAACGAGCGCCTAGCGCTCAAGAGATTGCAACCACATTAGACCTTACGGTTAACGATGTGAAACAATCCATGAAAGCCTCTGGAAGACATGTATCTATGGATGCACCTCTATTAGATGGCGAAACGTTTAGTCTGTATGACGTTGTAAAATCGAATGATTCCAACGCACCCGACTCTGATTTGCTTAAAGAATCTTTAAACGCCGAAGTGAACCGCGCTTTAGAAACGCTTTCAGACAAAGAAGCTCAGGTGATACGCTACTATTACGGTATTAGTGTTAAGCAACCTAAAAGCCTAGAGGAAATTGGTGTCGATTTTGGCATCACCAGAGAACGGGTTAGACAAATAAAAGAACGTGGCATTCGCAGATTACGCCACGCATCGAAATGTAGAGTACTTAAAACGTATTTAGGGTAATTTCTAAATATTAAAATTATAATTTATTAAAAACAAGTTATGTTAAAAATCATTGTAAAAGACGGCGAAAACATAGAGCGCGCCTTAAAACGCTATAAGAGAAAACACAGAAACATTAAAGTAATGCAAAACTTAAGAGACGGACAATTCTTTACAAAACCATCTGTAAAAAGACGTCGTCAAGTTCAAAAAGCAGCTTATATCCAAAATTTAAGAGACCAACAAGAAATATAAGTCTCATTATAAATAATTATCATAAAACCCATTTACATCGTTTTTGTAAATGGGTTTTAGGTTTTGTAGTTACCTTAATGTACAGCAATTTGAACAACTAGGCCTTCATTAGAACGTACATTAAAAACGGTATCATCTTCAAAAATAAGATACTGCCCTTTTATACCCACCAATTTCCCAGTATACCGAAGCGTCTTTTTAAGGTTTAGACTTTTAGGTTTTTCAGGATATTTAATCACCGGAAAATCAATATGAGTTTCTGTTTTATTATCTATAAAATAGGGTTTAACTTCCTCGGGAATATACTCGGCTAAACGACCTCTCCAACTTGCTAAATTTTCATCTTCGATATCATTTTTAAGCATTTTTCGCCAGTTCGTTTTATCGGCCACATGGTCTTTTAAGGCCACCTCGGTAATCCCTGCTAAATAACGGTTTGGCACCTCAACAATTTCAATAGCTTCATGGGCACCTTGATCAATCCAACGCGTAGGTACTTGGGTTTTTCTAGTAACCCCAACTTTCACATTGCTAGAGTTAGCCAAATACACAATATGAGGTTTTAATTGTACCGATTTCTCATATTCCAAATCGCGATCCTCCTGATCCAGATGTGCGGTACTTAATTCGGGGTGCATGATCCAATCGGCCGCCTGTGGTACCTCAAAAAAACAGGATTTACAATAGCCTTGACGGAAAATAGGACGATCCAAACCACAGTTTAAACATTGGTATTTTACAAAAGTCATTTCAATAGTTTTATCTAACAACTGATTGATATTTAAAAAATCAGATTCAAACACCAAATAATATTGAATGGGACTTGAAAATTCGGTTTCCATTTTTGTTAAAACACCTTGGTAGGTCATAAAAAAAAGTATTATTTTTAAAAAATTAAAGATAAAATAAATTATGTCAATACCCATAGTTAATTCGATTGCATCTTGGTTTTTAAAAAAGCGTTTTCATCAAATTGAATTGTTTTTAAAATACCCAAATGAGGTTCAAAACGAATTGCTAATGAACCTGATTCAGTTTGCTAAAGACACTGAAATTGGAAAAACACATGATTTCGCTTCCATAAAAAACTACAAAACTTTTGCCGAGCGTGTGCCTATTAAAAATTACGACGGTTGGCAAGATGTTATCGAACGCTCTAGAAATGGTGAAAACAATATTTTCTGGCCCACGCCCATAAAATGGTTCGCAAAATCTAGTGGCACCACACGAGCAAAAAGTAAATTTATTCCCGTTAGTGAAGAATCGCTTGAAGATTGTCATTACGCCGCAAGCAAAGATTTGTTGTGTATGTATTTAAACAACAATGAAGACTCACAATTATTTAGAGGCAAAAGTTTACGACTAGGCGGCAGCAAACAGTTGTACAAAGAAAACGGCACCGTATTTGGCGATTTATCGGCCATTCTTATAGACAATATGCCTTTTTGGGCCGAATTTAGCAGCACCCCAAGCAACAAAGTGTCCCTTATGAGCGACTGGGAGTACAAAATGCAAGCCATAGTAGACGAAACCCGACATGAAAATGTTACCAGTTTAGCCGGCGTACCCTCTTGGATGTTAGTACTTTTAAACCATGTTTTAGAAACAACTGGCAAAAAGAACTTGCATGAGGTATGGCCAAATCTTGAGGTGTATTTTCATGGTGGTGTTAGTTTTACACCTTATACCGATCAATACAAAAATATTCTTCCAGATTCCGGGTTTAAATATTACGAAATCTATAATGCCTCTGAAGGCTTTTTTGCAATTCAAGACCAGAATAATTCGAAAGATCTCTTACTCATGCTGGATTATGGTATTTTTTATGAGTTCATCCCAATGGATATTTACGCCACATCCGAAGAAAAAGCCATTCCTCTTAGTGATGTAGAACTTCATAAAAATTACGCGGTTATTATCACCACCAATGCCGGGCTATGGCGTTATAAAATTGGAGATACCGTAAGATTTACTTCCTTAAATCCCTATCGCATTCGTGTATCGGGAAGAACAAAACACCACATCAATGTTTTTGGTGAAGAACTCATTATTGAAAATGCCGAAGATGCCTTAAAAACAGTTTGCAATGCCACACATTCGGAAATTGTAGATTATACAGCCGCACCAATTTTTATGGAAGGTAAAGAAAAAGGGGCCCACGAATGGTTAATTGAATTTAAAACACCACCAACAGATATCCATTATTTTAGTGAGTTACTCGACCGTACTTTAAAAACGCTAAATTCCGATTACGAAGCCAAACGTTACAACAATATAACCTTAAATCA
This genomic interval from Tamlana carrageenivorans contains the following:
- a CDS encoding GH3 auxin-responsive promoter family protein, translated to MSIPIVNSIASWFLKKRFHQIELFLKYPNEVQNELLMNLIQFAKDTEIGKTHDFASIKNYKTFAERVPIKNYDGWQDVIERSRNGENNIFWPTPIKWFAKSSGTTRAKSKFIPVSEESLEDCHYAASKDLLCMYLNNNEDSQLFRGKSLRLGGSKQLYKENGTVFGDLSAILIDNMPFWAEFSSTPSNKVSLMSDWEYKMQAIVDETRHENVTSLAGVPSWMLVLLNHVLETTGKKNLHEVWPNLEVYFHGGVSFTPYTDQYKNILPDSGFKYYEIYNASEGFFAIQDQNNSKDLLLMLDYGIFYEFIPMDIYATSEEKAIPLSDVELHKNYAVIITTNAGLWRYKIGDTVRFTSLNPYRIRVSGRTKHHINVFGEELIIENAEDALKTVCNATHSEIVDYTAAPIFMEGKEKGAHEWLIEFKTPPTDIHYFSELLDRTLKTLNSDYEAKRYNNITLNQPKVNIARKNLFYDWLKQNNKLGGQHKIPRLSNTREYIDELLVLNLQYV
- a CDS encoding sigma-70 family RNA polymerase sigma factor — encoded protein: MRQLKITKQVTNRESKSLDKYLQDISKIPLITAEEEVDLAQKIKKGDQKALDTLTTANLRFVVSVSKQYQNQGLTLPDLINEGNAGLVKAAKRFDETRGFKFISYAVWWIRQAILQALAQQSRIVRLPLNKIGSINKINKAYSFLEQTHERAPSAQEIATTLDLTVNDVKQSMKASGRHVSMDAPLLDGETFSLYDVVKSNDSNAPDSDLLKESLNAEVNRALETLSDKEAQVIRYYYGISVKQPKSLEEIGVDFGITRERVRQIKERGIRRLRHASKCRVLKTYLG
- a CDS encoding DUF2797 domain-containing protein — encoded protein: MTYQGVLTKMETEFSSPIQYYLVFESDFLNINQLLDKTIEMTFVKYQCLNCGLDRPIFRQGYCKSCFFEVPQAADWIMHPELSTAHLDQEDRDLEYEKSVQLKPHIVYLANSSNVKVGVTRKTQVPTRWIDQGAHEAIEIVEVPNRYLAGITEVALKDHVADKTNWRKMLKNDIEDENLASWRGRLAEYIPEEVKPYFIDNKTETHIDFPVIKYPEKPKSLNLKKTLRYTGKLVGIKGQYLIFEDDTVFNVRSNEGLVVQIAVH
- the rpsU gene encoding 30S ribosomal protein S21, which gives rise to MLKIIVKDGENIERALKRYKRKHRNIKVMQNLRDGQFFTKPSVKRRRQVQKAAYIQNLRDQQEI